Proteins from a genomic interval of Pseudodesulfovibrio nedwellii:
- a CDS encoding type II secretion system F family protein, with translation MSEAQLIPLFAAGLAFVSVLLGGYGLIGYLSGANDTAKLKERVSGTTIKRSEALAAPLTSMVKNSLKFFGRMGSKIGPTEVDEIDKNRMRLIQAGLRTADSYKIFQGIKGCLAIGLSGGFLLFRFLFSPDISVAISAFSAVFLATIGVYGPEYWLTKKIARRKLTVSDELPDALDLLVVCVESGMGLDQAIDRVCHELRRSGPVISSEFKLLTLELRAGKSRSEALRSLAERVGMDDLNSLTSLLIQADAFGISVGRTLRVYSDAMRIKRSQRAEEKAAKMPVLLLLPLIAFILPALFVTILGPAVIMSMDMFSAMNH, from the coding sequence ATGAGTGAAGCACAATTGATTCCTCTGTTTGCGGCAGGCCTTGCCTTTGTTTCTGTCCTCTTGGGCGGTTACGGTCTTATCGGTTATTTGAGTGGAGCCAATGATACGGCCAAGCTTAAGGAGCGTGTCTCTGGGACTACGATCAAACGGTCTGAAGCCTTGGCCGCACCCTTGACCTCCATGGTCAAGAATTCCCTGAAGTTCTTTGGCCGTATGGGGTCCAAGATTGGTCCGACCGAAGTCGATGAAATCGACAAGAATCGTATGCGACTGATTCAGGCTGGATTGCGTACGGCTGACTCTTATAAAATCTTTCAGGGCATTAAGGGCTGTTTGGCTATCGGGCTGTCTGGCGGATTCTTGCTTTTCCGTTTTCTTTTTTCACCGGACATAAGTGTGGCGATCTCTGCGTTTAGCGCAGTGTTTCTTGCTACTATTGGTGTATATGGGCCTGAATATTGGCTGACCAAGAAGATTGCCAGGCGCAAGCTGACAGTGTCCGACGAATTGCCAGATGCTCTGGATCTTCTTGTGGTTTGTGTCGAATCCGGCATGGGGCTTGATCAGGCTATTGATCGGGTCTGTCATGAACTCAGACGATCTGGTCCTGTCATCAGTTCGGAATTTAAACTCCTGACTTTGGAGTTGCGGGCAGGCAAGTCCCGTTCCGAGGCTCTGCGCTCTTTGGCGGAGCGGGTCGGGATGGATGATCTGAACAGTTTGACTTCATTACTTATCCAGGCGGACGCTTTTGGCATCAGCGTTGGTCGTACCCTGCGAGTCTACTCGGACGCCATGCGCATCAAGCGCTCCCAGCGCGCCGAGGAAAAGGCCGCCAAGATGCCGGTGTTGCTGCTTCTTCCCCTGATTGCGTTCATCCTTCCCGCTCTGTTCGTGACGATCCTCGGACCTGCGGTAATTATGAGCATGGATATGTTCTCAGCGATGAACCATTAG
- a CDS encoding SPOR domain-containing protein produces MYKITIIAMTLIAGLIFSGCAVKSQDDMTFDELAYGEESSVKLSSEQHEQVGDGYIRRAKPEMALMHYNKAIELDENNLDVRVKRGHMLVTEGLDEQALAEFNNVLERNSDHAIANEAAGGVYFRAGLFDEAQTYLEKAVKLNPMLWKAHNYLGILMDRDAEYDMAAKYFARALELHQGNGTDEIYNNLGVVHIARKQYGQAIESFRLALKSGGVSVRTYNNLGLALTRLGRLDEALESFKYAGGEAKAYNNLGYVLLTDNEPGKAVPYFEMALELSPTYYVKAADNLKRARLAARFQKNGTKTQLSGSTPNPLLRQSFPDTKQLPGGPAASPASAGSPLPTTDIQNVSLEETSAGVNDIRSASYGLHVSSWRDDTSAFEHCATLRKQGFDTWINQVDLGEKGIWYRVLVGNFASIKDAKNERSDVLAILNLKRAPVFERVTPKPDGSHL; encoded by the coding sequence ATGTATAAGATCACTATCATTGCCATGACACTTATTGCCGGATTGATATTTTCCGGTTGCGCGGTCAAGTCCCAAGACGACATGACTTTTGACGAACTGGCTTACGGCGAGGAAAGTTCGGTCAAGTTGTCCAGCGAACAACATGAGCAGGTGGGCGATGGATATATCCGTCGTGCCAAGCCGGAAATGGCACTCATGCATTACAACAAGGCCATCGAATTGGACGAGAACAATCTCGACGTTCGCGTGAAGCGAGGCCACATGTTGGTGACGGAAGGATTGGATGAGCAGGCTTTGGCCGAGTTTAACAACGTATTGGAACGAAACAGCGACCATGCCATTGCTAATGAGGCTGCTGGCGGTGTCTACTTCCGTGCCGGGTTGTTTGACGAAGCTCAGACCTATCTGGAAAAAGCCGTGAAACTTAATCCTATGCTTTGGAAGGCGCATAACTATCTGGGCATTCTTATGGATCGGGACGCAGAGTATGACATGGCTGCCAAATATTTTGCCCGCGCTCTTGAACTGCATCAGGGCAATGGGACCGATGAAATTTACAACAATCTTGGTGTGGTTCATATCGCTCGCAAACAGTATGGGCAGGCAATCGAGTCTTTCCGTCTGGCCTTGAAGTCCGGTGGTGTTTCGGTGCGTACCTATAACAATCTCGGGTTGGCATTGACCCGCCTCGGGCGACTGGATGAAGCTTTGGAATCCTTCAAGTATGCAGGTGGAGAGGCCAAGGCTTACAATAACCTTGGGTATGTTCTTTTGACCGATAATGAGCCGGGTAAGGCTGTTCCTTATTTCGAGATGGCTCTTGAGCTTTCTCCCACATATTACGTCAAGGCTGCCGACAACCTGAAGCGTGCCCGCCTCGCGGCTCGTTTTCAGAAGAATGGCACCAAGACACAATTAAGCGGTTCCACCCCGAACCCGCTGCTTCGTCAGTCTTTCCCCGACACGAAGCAGCTCCCCGGCGGGCCTGCGGCATCTCCCGCGTCCGCAGGCTCGCCACTTCCTACCACTGATATTCAGAATGTATCACTGGAGGAGACGAGTGCCGGGGTTAACGATATACGAAGTGCGTCATACGGCCTGCATGTTAGTTCCTGGCGTGATGACACCAGTGCTTTTGAACACTGTGCGACGCTGCGCAAGCAGGGGTTCGACACTTGGATTAACCAAGTGGACCTCGGTGAAAAGGGCATATGGTATCGTGTTTTGGTGGGTAATTTCGCTTCCATCAAAGACGCCAAAAATGAACGGTCTGACGTACTTGCCATTCTGAATCTCAAAAGAGCACCTGTATTTGAAAGGGTTACTCCCAAGCCGGATGGATCACATTTGTAA
- a CDS encoding hybrid sensor histidine kinase/response regulator translates to MASIRDLSQLGRYDLATENTTRFRVLAVDHDESMLTLYRDVLCYESEEPSALEALFSDDVQLPSREEIDAEAIKPVFDVEQASTPREGLTAMMHAQERGEPFTIALIDIHLSVEEDCLAGLDLAAHIRAMDPNLEIVLLSAKHHIPLKEINRRVPPPEKLLFVQKPFRSPELKQIAMSLCSKWDVENRLRDLNETLAVKVEARTSELNAANRRLRLDISKRAAVLRQLQASEKRYRLLFEKDITGNFAADSDGLILDCNVAFADLFDFTSPQDAHGTNIFNVWERVGASESLRDLLAGLGRLSNHEVVFRHGVLRRHLLVSCDTVLDAEGNTLEYRGYIFDISEPKRLEEQLRQSQKMEALGTLAGGIAHDFNNILGVILGYAEIIESSAEPESGLDRRIKEVSRAGRRARDLVTQILNFSRQGPQERHAMMLAPLIKEALKLLRSSVPTNVEIISRMEAAQDNVMADPTQIHQIMLNLCGNAAFAMQGTGGTLTVTMADVSGADEVVPPEDLGKPERFLRLTVADTGPGIDPAVIDRVFDPFFTTKKQGEGTGMGLAMVHGIVKRHDGYLELENRPGHGATFHVFLPKNSEIGRTDVDTPADLVFREGRILFVDDEKPLVDIGREMLESCGFEVVTRTSSIEALEAFKYKANDFDLVITDQTMPNMTGMEFAREVLKLRPNIPIILCTGFSDAVSYDRLRDVGIGDFIMKPILKHDLMAAISRLLAKE, encoded by the coding sequence ATGGCATCAATCAGGGACCTGAGCCAATTGGGGAGATACGACTTGGCAACAGAGAATACTACCCGTTTTCGCGTTCTCGCCGTGGATCACGACGAATCCATGCTCACGCTTTACCGCGATGTCCTTTGCTATGAAAGCGAGGAGCCATCGGCGTTGGAAGCCTTGTTCAGTGATGATGTCCAACTCCCGTCACGCGAAGAGATAGACGCGGAAGCGATCAAGCCCGTGTTTGATGTCGAGCAGGCTTCCACCCCCAGAGAAGGGCTGACCGCTATGATGCATGCTCAGGAGCGGGGAGAGCCTTTTACCATTGCCCTTATTGATATCCATTTGTCAGTAGAAGAAGATTGTTTGGCTGGCCTGGACCTGGCTGCCCATATCCGTGCCATGGACCCTAATTTAGAGATAGTTCTGTTGTCGGCCAAGCATCATATTCCTTTGAAGGAAATTAATAGGCGTGTCCCTCCGCCAGAGAAATTGCTTTTTGTTCAAAAACCTTTTCGTTCGCCGGAGCTCAAACAGATTGCCATGTCTCTGTGTTCCAAGTGGGACGTGGAAAATCGGTTGCGTGATCTGAATGAGACGTTGGCTGTAAAAGTTGAGGCCAGGACCTCGGAATTGAATGCGGCCAACCGCCGGTTGAGATTGGATATTTCTAAACGTGCCGCCGTGCTCCGGCAATTGCAAGCCAGTGAAAAGCGATACCGTTTGCTGTTTGAGAAAGACATTACTGGTAACTTTGCCGCAGATAGTGATGGTTTGATTCTTGATTGTAATGTCGCATTTGCAGACCTCTTTGATTTTACTTCACCGCAGGATGCGCATGGTACGAATATCTTCAACGTGTGGGAGCGCGTGGGGGCTTCGGAGTCCTTACGTGATTTGCTTGCAGGGCTGGGGAGACTCTCCAATCATGAAGTTGTTTTCCGTCATGGCGTTTTGCGAAGACACCTTCTTGTCAGTTGCGATACGGTTTTGGATGCTGAGGGGAACACTCTGGAGTACAGGGGGTATATCTTCGATATTTCCGAGCCGAAGCGATTGGAAGAACAGCTTCGTCAATCGCAGAAGATGGAAGCTCTCGGGACATTGGCAGGTGGTATTGCACATGATTTTAACAATATTCTTGGCGTGATTCTTGGCTACGCGGAGATTATTGAATCAAGTGCCGAACCGGAGTCCGGTCTGGATAGGCGAATCAAGGAAGTTTCTCGCGCAGGCAGGCGTGCCAGAGACCTTGTTACTCAGATTCTTAATTTTTCTCGTCAAGGTCCGCAGGAGCGTCACGCCATGATGCTTGCGCCGCTTATCAAGGAAGCCCTCAAGCTTCTTCGTTCCTCGGTTCCTACCAATGTTGAGATTATTTCTCGTATGGAGGCTGCTCAGGATAATGTTATGGCGGACCCGACGCAGATACATCAGATTATGCTTAATCTGTGCGGTAATGCAGCTTTTGCCATGCAAGGGACTGGTGGGACGTTGACCGTTACCATGGCAGATGTTTCAGGCGCAGATGAAGTCGTGCCGCCGGAAGATTTGGGTAAACCGGAGCGTTTTTTACGATTGACTGTGGCTGATACTGGGCCTGGGATTGATCCGGCTGTGATTGATCGGGTCTTTGATCCTTTCTTTACTACCAAGAAGCAGGGCGAAGGGACTGGAATGGGGTTGGCCATGGTGCATGGCATTGTTAAACGACATGATGGATACCTTGAATTGGAAAATAGGCCGGGCCATGGTGCCACTTTTCATGTCTTTCTGCCTAAGAATTCTGAAATTGGTCGTACGGACGTTGATACTCCTGCTGATCTCGTGTTTCGCGAGGGGCGTATTTTGTTTGTGGATGACGAGAAGCCGCTAGTTGATATCGGGCGGGAGATGCTTGAGTCTTGTGGTTTTGAAGTTGTTACTCGTACATCGAGTATTGAGGCTTTGGAGGCCTTTAAGTATAAAGCAAACGACTTTGATTTAGTGATAACCGATCAAACCATGCCGAATATGACAGGTATGGAGTTTGCTCGGGAAGTGCTTAAGTTGCGGCCGAATATTCCTATTATTTTGTGTACAGGTTTTTCAGATGCTGTTTCGTATGATCGGTTGCGGGATGTGGGGATTGGGGATTTCATTATGAAGCCGATATTGAAGCATGACCTTATGGCGGCGATTAGTCGTTTGTTGGCGAAAGAATAA
- a CDS encoding TRAP transporter large permease produces MDPTTAGIIGIIVMVFLFMTRMPVAFVMMLVGFIGFSLLTSWKGGLNLMSRNVYDAFASYELSTIPLFILMGQIAFNCGISKRLYDTAYRFLGNTRGGLAMATVSACTAFGAVCGSSPATAATMSTVGIPEMKRYGYANSLATASVASGGGLGMIMPPSVVLIIYGVLTEQSIGALFVSGILPAILLTALFVVGIYLQCKINPDLGPKGTPFTWSEKFKSLLNLIDTLLIFALVIGGLFWGLFTPTEAASIGVIGVLALAVIKRQLSWKAFVNSLNETLRTSCMVLVLIAGAVVFGKFLAVTRIPFDIANWVSAFDMPPFAIMGAIILIYFIGGCFMDSLALIMLTIPVFFPVVTEMGYDPIWFGIIIVLVTEMGVITPPVGINVYVVYGMCQKIAPSVTLEEIFKGILPFMAAIILGIALLFIFPQIILFLPGLMY; encoded by the coding sequence ATGGATCCGACCACTGCCGGAATCATCGGCATCATCGTCATGGTATTCCTGTTCATGACCCGTATGCCCGTCGCTTTTGTCATGATGCTCGTAGGTTTTATCGGGTTCTCGCTCCTCACCTCGTGGAAAGGCGGCCTGAACCTCATGAGCCGTAATGTGTACGACGCATTCGCGTCCTATGAACTCTCGACTATCCCGCTCTTCATCCTCATGGGCCAAATAGCCTTTAACTGCGGTATTTCGAAACGACTGTACGACACCGCATACAGATTCCTCGGCAACACTCGTGGCGGCCTCGCCATGGCCACGGTCTCGGCCTGCACCGCATTCGGCGCAGTCTGCGGTTCAAGTCCGGCTACAGCAGCCACCATGTCCACTGTCGGCATCCCCGAGATGAAACGTTATGGGTACGCCAACTCTCTGGCGACCGCATCCGTAGCGTCCGGTGGCGGACTGGGCATGATTATGCCGCCTTCTGTCGTGCTTATCATCTATGGTGTCCTGACCGAACAATCTATCGGCGCATTGTTCGTGTCCGGCATTTTACCGGCCATTTTACTCACGGCACTGTTTGTGGTCGGCATTTACCTTCAGTGTAAAATCAACCCGGACCTCGGCCCCAAGGGTACCCCCTTCACTTGGAGCGAAAAGTTCAAGTCACTTCTCAATCTCATTGATACCTTGCTCATCTTCGCGCTGGTTATCGGCGGCTTGTTCTGGGGGCTTTTCACGCCCACCGAGGCCGCATCCATCGGAGTTATCGGCGTACTCGCGCTGGCTGTCATCAAACGTCAGCTTTCATGGAAGGCATTCGTCAATTCACTCAATGAAACACTACGGACCTCTTGCATGGTACTGGTCCTCATCGCGGGGGCTGTCGTATTCGGCAAATTCCTTGCTGTTACACGCATCCCGTTTGACATCGCCAACTGGGTGTCTGCATTCGACATGCCGCCGTTCGCCATTATGGGAGCGATCATTCTGATCTACTTCATCGGTGGGTGTTTCATGGACTCACTCGCGTTGATCATGCTAACCATCCCGGTGTTTTTCCCGGTGGTCACTGAAATGGGATATGACCCTATCTGGTTCGGCATCATTATAGTGCTTGTCACCGAGATGGGGGTTATCACGCCGCCTGTAGGGATTAATGTGTATGTCGTGTATGGAATGTGTCAGAAGATCGCGCCATCCGTCACACTGGAAGAAATATTCAAAGGAATTCTACCTTTCATGGCGGCTATTATTCTCGGCATCGCCTTGTTGTTCATCTTCCCGCAGATTATTCTGTTCCTGCCGGGGTTGATGTATTAA
- a CDS encoding TRAP transporter small permease has translation MEEARGPLGLTEKIMRTIAAICLAGMAVMTGTDVFLRGAFNTPIFGCEEIVSILGVIAVGFALPYTHYQKSHIGVEILIRRFSKKIRDRVKFITTLATLALVSIISWRMFMYAGTLAESGEVSMNLELPEYYVVYVLSFGFFIYALCLAADVLSFFKKSEG, from the coding sequence ATGGAAGAAGCACGAGGGCCGCTCGGCCTGACAGAAAAGATCATGCGGACCATCGCCGCGATCTGTCTGGCAGGCATGGCTGTCATGACAGGAACAGACGTGTTCCTGCGCGGCGCATTCAACACCCCAATTTTCGGGTGCGAGGAAATTGTCTCCATACTCGGCGTCATTGCCGTGGGATTCGCCCTGCCATATACGCATTATCAAAAGAGCCACATCGGGGTTGAAATCCTGATCCGTCGCTTTTCCAAAAAAATTCGTGATCGCGTCAAATTCATCACCACTCTCGCCACGTTGGCCTTGGTATCCATCATCTCCTGGCGCATGTTCATGTATGCCGGGACTCTGGCTGAATCGGGCGAAGTTTCCATGAATCTGGAACTGCCCGAATACTACGTGGTCTACGTCCTGTCCTTCGGCTTCTTTATCTACGCCCTCTGTCTGGCCGCAGACGTTCTCTCATTTTTCAAGAAGAGCGAGGGATAA
- a CDS encoding TRAP transporter substrate-binding protein, protein MKKLLTTFMAVAVLCVALPTIGQAETKLTYSNFFPTTNHQSKLAEAWCLEVEKRTNGKVVIEYYPGGTLTKAKQCYDGVVEGMSDVGLSCLAYSRGRFPVMAAVDLPLGYTSAAQATATANAVYKKFNPAELSDVEVMYFNGHGPGLLFTVQKPVKTLADIKGEKIRATGNSAKLVKALGGTPVAKPMPENYQLLQKGVVDGSMHPIESNKSFKLGEVCKYGTDSFSVAYTTVFFIVMNKDKWTAIDTESQQIIRKINEEWAVKHATAWDEADAAGRQFFMDKGGEIMELSVEESEAWVIAAKPVLDGYVAETTKKGLDGKTILEFTQSTLK, encoded by the coding sequence ATGAAAAAACTGCTGACAACATTCATGGCCGTAGCTGTGCTGTGCGTTGCCCTGCCGACCATAGGTCAGGCCGAAACAAAGTTGACCTACTCCAATTTCTTCCCGACCACTAACCATCAATCGAAACTGGCTGAAGCGTGGTGTCTGGAAGTGGAGAAAAGGACCAACGGCAAAGTGGTTATCGAATATTACCCCGGCGGCACCCTGACCAAAGCCAAACAATGCTACGATGGCGTCGTGGAAGGCATGTCCGATGTCGGGTTATCCTGTCTCGCCTACTCACGCGGTCGCTTCCCGGTCATGGCAGCCGTTGATCTTCCTCTGGGATACACCTCCGCAGCACAGGCCACTGCCACGGCCAATGCTGTCTATAAGAAATTCAACCCAGCCGAACTCAGTGACGTGGAAGTCATGTACTTCAACGGCCACGGCCCCGGTCTGCTGTTCACGGTCCAAAAACCAGTCAAAACACTGGCCGACATCAAGGGCGAAAAGATTCGCGCCACCGGCAACTCCGCCAAGCTGGTCAAGGCTCTGGGCGGTACGCCTGTGGCTAAACCCATGCCCGAAAACTACCAACTCCTGCAAAAAGGCGTTGTTGACGGAAGCATGCACCCCATCGAGTCCAATAAATCTTTCAAGCTCGGCGAAGTCTGCAAGTACGGCACGGACTCATTCAGCGTGGCCTACACCACAGTGTTCTTCATTGTTATGAACAAAGACAAGTGGACGGCCATTGATACCGAATCCCAGCAGATCATTCGCAAAATCAACGAGGAATGGGCGGTCAAGCACGCGACAGCTTGGGATGAAGCAGACGCAGCCGGACGCCAGTTCTTCATGGATAAGGGTGGCGAAATCATGGAGCTATCCGTCGAAGAATCCGAGGCATGGGTCATAGCAGCCAAGCCTGTTCTCGACGGCTATGTCGCCGAAACAACGAAGAAAGGTCTTGATGGCAAGACCATCCTGGAATTTACCCAATCAACACTGAAATAG